A section of the Amycolatopsis sp. AA4 genome encodes:
- a CDS encoding LytR C-terminal domain-containing protein, whose protein sequence is MSVFSGLSRPLKAAGVALIGVAVVAAVIGGITVLNTSGDQNAGPTTSGEPTAPGGSSSAAPGQSSSAAPSSAPSSPASSAPASSSAASSAPASNPAGQPGAQPGQQPGQPGQAGPDQQASNKWVTLRVYNNSLIKHLAEQAAADFRGSGWNVAEVGNYKDGVIPTTTAYFRPGTDEEAAAKQLAKEFGFQAQPRFEGIQNSSPGVIVIITKDYQPRHSGS, encoded by the coding sequence ATGAGCGTCTTCTCGGGACTGTCCAGGCCGTTGAAGGCCGCGGGCGTCGCGCTGATCGGGGTCGCGGTGGTCGCCGCCGTCATCGGCGGGATCACCGTGCTCAACACGAGCGGGGACCAGAACGCCGGACCGACCACGTCCGGCGAGCCCACCGCGCCCGGCGGATCGTCGTCGGCCGCGCCGGGGCAGTCGTCCTCGGCGGCTCCCAGCTCCGCGCCGTCGTCGCCCGCGTCGTCGGCCCCGGCCTCGTCGTCCGCCGCGTCGTCGGCTCCGGCTTCGAACCCGGCCGGGCAGCCCGGCGCCCAGCCGGGCCAGCAGCCCGGGCAGCCGGGCCAGGCGGGTCCGGACCAGCAGGCCTCCAACAAGTGGGTCACCCTGCGGGTCTACAACAACTCGCTGATCAAGCACCTCGCCGAACAGGCCGCCGCCGACTTCCGCGGCTCGGGCTGGAACGTCGCCGAGGTCGGCAACTACAAAGACGGCGTCATCCCGACGACCACGGCCTACTTCCGGCCGGGCACCGACGAGGAAGCCGCGGCGAAACAGCTGGCCAAGGAGTTCGGCTTCCAGGCCCAGCCCCGGTTCGAGGGCATCCAGAACTCGAGCCCCGGGGTGATAGTGATCATCACGAAGGACTACCAGCCCCGGCACTCGGGCAGCTGA
- a CDS encoding DUF3263 domain-containing protein, with protein sequence MDAAESMAGNQPSPPENVGGLTERELDILAFERQWWRHAGAKENAIRERFGLSSTRYYQLLNTLLAKPEAVAADPMLVKRLRKTRAARQRKRGARRLGIELS encoded by the coding sequence ATGGACGCCGCGGAGTCGATGGCTGGGAACCAGCCGTCGCCGCCGGAAAATGTCGGTGGCCTGACCGAACGCGAACTGGACATTCTCGCGTTCGAGCGGCAGTGGTGGCGCCACGCCGGGGCGAAGGAGAACGCCATCCGGGAGCGCTTCGGACTGTCCTCCACCCGTTACTACCAGTTGCTGAACACGCTGCTGGCCAAGCCGGAGGCCGTCGCGGCCGATCCGATGCTGGTCAAGCGGCTGCGCAAAACGCGCGCCGCCCGTCAGCGCAAACGCGGGGCCCGGCGGTTGGGGATCGAGCTGTCATGA
- a CDS encoding peptide deformylase has translation MTVHPICIAGEPVLHQPTREITEFDDKLAALVEDMFETMYAAEGVGLAANQIGLDLRVFVYDCPDDEGVEHKGVVVNPKLETSEIPETMPDPDDDWEGCLSAPGESYPTGRAKWAKVTGFDVEGNPIEVEGTGYFARCLQHETDHLDGFIYLDRLVGRHARAAKKMLKKNKWGVPGLTWLPPKEPADA, from the coding sequence GTGACCGTCCACCCCATCTGCATCGCCGGCGAACCCGTGCTGCACCAGCCCACGCGCGAGATCACCGAGTTCGACGACAAGCTCGCCGCCCTCGTCGAGGACATGTTCGAGACCATGTACGCGGCCGAGGGCGTGGGCCTCGCGGCCAACCAGATCGGGCTCGACCTGCGGGTGTTCGTATACGACTGCCCGGACGACGAGGGCGTCGAGCACAAGGGCGTGGTGGTCAACCCGAAGCTGGAGACCTCCGAGATCCCGGAGACCATGCCGGACCCGGACGACGACTGGGAGGGCTGCCTGTCCGCGCCCGGCGAGTCGTACCCGACCGGACGCGCCAAATGGGCGAAGGTGACCGGTTTCGACGTCGAGGGCAATCCGATCGAGGTCGAGGGCACCGGCTACTTCGCGCGCTGCCTCCAGCATGAGACCGATCACCTCGACGGGTTCATTTACCTGGACCGTCTCGTCGGCCGCCACGCGCGCGCGGCGAAGAAGATGCTCAAGAAGAACAAGTGGGGCGTGCCCGGGCTGACCTGGCTGCCGCCCAAGGAACCCGCGGACGCCTGA
- the thiC gene encoding phosphomethylpyrimidine synthase ThiC — MTTLENQGAIAPSVTTGPITGSRKVYHRTESGLRVPARRIDLSNGEHFDVYDTSGPYTDPDANIDVHNGLHPLRSGWADGREHNTQLGWAKAGVITREMEFIAARERCTPEFVRDEVARGRAVIPVNRKHPETEPMIIGKNFLVKINANMGNSAVWSSVEEEVDKMVWATRWGADTIMDLSTGKRIHETREWIVRNSPVPVGTVPIYQALEKVNGEPEKLTWEIYRDTVIEQCEQGVDYMTVHAGVLLRYIPLTARRVTGIVSRGGSIMAAWCLAHHQESFLYTHFSELCEILREYDVTFSLGDGLRPGSIADANDRAQFAELETLGELTHIAREHDVQVMIEGPGHVPMHKIKENVELEEKLTGEAPFYTLGPLATDIAPAYDHITSAIGAAQIGWYGTAMLCYVTPKEHLGLPNRDDVKTGVITYKIAAHAADLAKGHQYAQDWDDELSKARFEFRWNDQFNLSLDPDTARSFHDETLPAEPAKTAHFCSMCGPKFCSMRITQDVRKYAEEHGLSSVEAIEAGMAEKSAEFSEQGNKVYLPVVNQ, encoded by the coding sequence TTGACGACGCTGGAAAACCAGGGTGCCATCGCCCCGTCCGTCACCACCGGGCCGATCACCGGCTCGCGGAAGGTCTACCACCGCACCGAATCCGGGCTGCGGGTTCCGGCTCGGCGGATCGACCTGTCGAACGGGGAGCATTTCGACGTGTACGACACGTCCGGCCCCTACACCGATCCGGACGCGAACATCGATGTCCACAATGGACTGCACCCGCTTCGGTCCGGCTGGGCCGACGGGCGGGAGCACAACACCCAGCTCGGCTGGGCGAAAGCCGGGGTGATCACCCGGGAAATGGAGTTCATCGCCGCGCGCGAGCGCTGCACTCCGGAGTTCGTGCGGGACGAGGTCGCCCGCGGGCGCGCGGTGATCCCGGTCAACCGCAAGCATCCGGAGACCGAGCCGATGATCATCGGCAAGAACTTCCTGGTGAAGATCAACGCCAACATGGGAAACTCGGCCGTCTGGTCCTCTGTGGAGGAAGAGGTCGACAAGATGGTGTGGGCCACCCGCTGGGGCGCCGACACGATCATGGACCTCTCCACCGGCAAGCGGATCCACGAGACGCGCGAGTGGATCGTGCGCAATTCGCCGGTCCCGGTCGGCACCGTGCCGATCTACCAGGCGCTGGAAAAGGTCAACGGGGAGCCGGAAAAGCTCACCTGGGAGATCTACCGCGACACCGTGATCGAGCAGTGCGAGCAGGGCGTCGACTATATGACGGTGCACGCCGGCGTGCTGCTGCGCTACATCCCGCTCACCGCGCGCCGGGTCACTGGCATCGTCAGCCGCGGCGGGTCGATCATGGCGGCCTGGTGTCTCGCGCACCACCAGGAATCCTTCCTGTACACGCATTTCTCCGAGCTGTGCGAGATCCTGCGCGAGTACGACGTGACGTTCTCGCTCGGCGACGGCCTCCGCCCCGGCTCGATCGCGGACGCCAACGACCGTGCCCAGTTCGCCGAATTGGAAACCCTCGGCGAGCTGACGCACATCGCCCGCGAGCACGACGTGCAGGTGATGATTGAGGGCCCCGGCCACGTGCCGATGCACAAGATCAAGGAAAACGTCGAGCTGGAAGAGAAGCTCACCGGCGAGGCCCCGTTCTACACGCTCGGCCCGCTCGCCACGGACATCGCCCCGGCGTACGACCACATCACCTCGGCGATCGGCGCGGCGCAGATCGGCTGGTACGGCACGGCGATGCTGTGCTACGTCACGCCGAAGGAGCACCTGGGCCTGCCCAACCGCGACGACGTGAAGACCGGCGTGATCACCTACAAGATCGCCGCGCACGCCGCCGACCTCGCCAAGGGCCACCAGTACGCGCAGGACTGGGACGACGAATTGTCCAAGGCCCGCTTCGAATTCCGGTGGAACGACCAGTTCAACCTGTCGCTCGACCCGGACACCGCGCGGTCCTTCCACGACGAGACGCTTCCCGCGGAACCGGCGAAGACCGCGCACTTCTGCTCGATGTGCGGGCCGAAGTTCTGCTCGATGCGGATCACCCAGGACGTGCGCAAGTACGCCGAGGAGCACGGTCTGTCGTCCGTGGAGGCGATCGAGGCGGGCATGGCCGAGAAGTCCGCGGAGTTTTCCGAGCAGGGCAACAAGGTCTACCTGCCCGTGGTCAACCAGTGA
- the thiD gene encoding bifunctional hydroxymethylpyrimidine kinase/phosphomethylpyrimidine kinase, with translation MSLTPRTALTIAGSDSGGGAGVQADLRTFFANGVHGLVALTAVTVQNSLGVQGFSEIPADVVTAQIKAVAEDMGVNAAKTGMLATAEIIQAVAKTLDEVHIGRTTDTPFVVDPVAASMTGHALLREEALEAIRTELFPRATLITPNLDEVRLLTGVTVTDAASQRTAAEALLEFGSQWVLVKGGHLYDAADCVDLLTDGSAVIELSGPRIDTENTHGGGDTMASAITSSLAKGADVPTAVAEAKRFIERCVLEAYPLGAGVGPVSPFWRLANPQ, from the coding sequence GTGAGCCTCACCCCTCGCACCGCCCTCACCATCGCCGGATCCGATTCCGGCGGTGGTGCGGGCGTGCAGGCCGACCTGCGCACGTTCTTCGCCAACGGCGTGCACGGACTGGTCGCGCTCACCGCGGTCACCGTGCAGAATTCGCTGGGCGTGCAAGGCTTCTCCGAAATCCCGGCCGACGTCGTCACCGCGCAGATCAAAGCGGTCGCCGAGGACATGGGCGTCAACGCGGCGAAGACCGGCATGCTCGCCACTGCGGAAATCATTCAGGCAGTGGCGAAAACGCTGGATGAAGTCCACATTGGACGCACGACGGACACGCCGTTCGTGGTCGACCCGGTAGCCGCGTCGATGACCGGCCACGCGTTGCTGCGCGAAGAAGCGCTGGAAGCGATCCGGACCGAACTGTTCCCGCGCGCCACGCTCATCACGCCGAACCTCGACGAGGTCCGGCTGCTGACCGGCGTCACGGTCACCGACGCGGCGAGCCAGCGCACGGCCGCGGAAGCGTTGCTGGAGTTCGGTTCCCAGTGGGTGCTGGTGAAGGGCGGGCACCTCTACGACGCCGCGGATTGCGTCGACCTGCTCACCGACGGTTCGGCGGTGATCGAGCTGAGCGGTCCGCGCATCGACACGGAAAACACCCACGGCGGCGGCGACACGATGGCGTCGGCGATCACCTCGTCGCTCGCGAAGGGCGCGGACGTGCCCACCGCGGTCGCGGAGGCGAAGCGGTTCATCGAGCGCTGCGTCCTGGAGGCGTATCCGCTCGGGGCCGGCGTCGGCCCGGTTTCCCCGTTCTGGCGGCTCGCGAACCCGCAGTGA
- a CDS encoding phosphatidylinositol-specific phospholipase C domain-containing protein yields the protein MKLAAAGLLLLSALAVPGVAHADSPKLSHVTTVGVHNTYDPAAYPYLAQALDNGSSLLELDVWPDFFTHEWKVSHSTPLGNGNNCVDAHSAADLYSGGTNKDLESCLDDIRIWLGAHPGRGPLTLKIEMKTGFSANTGLGPAQLDAAFRDHLGDAVFKPADLLGSHATLDEASKADNWPTLDALRGKVLTEIIPGTVEEGNPTDTLHTDVEYAGYLLAQKAAGKLNSVQIFPTVHGAAGGDPRDKYSAEQKPWFVVFDGDASEWLAKAGMSWYDDNHYYVVMTDAQNVAPAIDDHNPTVDQATQRVAELAKQHASVVTSDWTGLTTVLPTVDARG from the coding sequence GTGAAGCTCGCCGCGGCCGGTCTTCTGCTCCTGTCCGCGCTGGCCGTGCCCGGGGTGGCGCACGCGGACAGCCCGAAGCTCTCGCACGTGACCACGGTCGGCGTGCACAACACCTACGACCCCGCCGCGTACCCGTACCTCGCGCAGGCGCTGGACAACGGCTCGTCCCTGCTCGAACTGGACGTCTGGCCGGACTTCTTCACCCACGAGTGGAAGGTCAGCCATTCCACTCCGCTGGGCAACGGCAACAACTGCGTCGACGCGCATTCGGCGGCCGACCTTTACTCCGGCGGGACCAACAAGGATCTCGAATCGTGTCTGGACGACATCCGGATCTGGCTCGGCGCGCATCCCGGCCGGGGGCCGCTCACGCTGAAGATCGAAATGAAGACCGGCTTTTCGGCGAATACCGGCCTCGGCCCGGCCCAGTTGGACGCGGCGTTCCGCGACCACCTCGGGGACGCCGTGTTCAAGCCCGCCGATCTGCTCGGCAGTCACGCCACGCTGGATGAAGCGTCCAAAGCGGACAACTGGCCGACGCTGGACGCGTTGCGGGGCAAGGTGCTCACGGAGATCATCCCCGGCACCGTCGAGGAAGGGAACCCGACGGACACCCTCCACACCGACGTCGAGTACGCCGGGTATTTGCTGGCTCAGAAGGCCGCCGGGAAGCTGAATTCGGTACAGATCTTCCCCACCGTGCACGGTGCCGCGGGCGGCGACCCGCGCGACAAATACTCCGCGGAGCAGAAACCGTGGTTTGTCGTATTCGACGGAGACGCGAGCGAATGGCTCGCCAAGGCCGGAATGTCCTGGTACGACGACAACCACTACTACGTCGTGATGACCGACGCCCAGAACGTCGCGCCGGCCATCGACGACCACAACCCGACCGTCGACCAGGCGACTCAGCGCGTGGCCGAACTGGCCAAGCAGCACGCGTCCGTGGTGACGTCCGACTGGACCGGCCTCACGACCGTGCTGCCGACGGTGGACGCGCGCGGCTAG
- the thiD gene encoding bifunctional hydroxymethylpyrimidine kinase/phosphomethylpyrimidine kinase, whose amino-acid sequence MTENPSPPSALTIAGSDSGGAAGLQADLRTFLTCGVHGLVAVTAVTVQNTLGVHDRADLPPHIVAGQIEAVAADMGVGAAKTGMLASAEIIHAVAAACDKAGIGRDGAIPFVVDPVAAAMTGQSLFDDNGLAALRDELLPRATVLTPNLDEVRLLTGMTVTDREGMHTAAVVLHQLGPKYVLVKSGHLQSDPECVDLLFDGSTFVELPGPRWQTPHTHGAGDTMASALTAGLAKGMSVVEAARYGKWFVSQAVEHSYPMGAKVGPVSAFWRLAPEER is encoded by the coding sequence ATGACTGAGAACCCGAGCCCGCCCTCCGCGCTCACCATCGCCGGATCGGATTCCGGCGGGGCCGCCGGACTGCAGGCGGACCTGCGGACCTTCCTCACCTGCGGGGTGCACGGCCTGGTCGCGGTCACCGCGGTCACCGTCCAGAACACGCTCGGCGTGCACGACCGCGCCGATCTGCCGCCGCACATCGTGGCCGGCCAGATCGAGGCGGTCGCGGCGGACATGGGCGTCGGCGCGGCGAAGACCGGCATGCTCGCGTCCGCGGAGATCATCCACGCGGTCGCGGCGGCCTGCGACAAGGCCGGGATCGGGCGCGACGGCGCGATCCCGTTCGTGGTCGATCCGGTGGCCGCGGCGATGACCGGTCAGTCGCTGTTCGACGACAACGGCCTCGCCGCGCTGCGCGACGAACTCCTGCCGCGCGCCACCGTGCTCACGCCGAACCTGGACGAGGTGCGGCTGCTGACCGGCATGACGGTGACCGATCGCGAGGGCATGCACACCGCGGCCGTCGTGCTGCACCAGCTCGGCCCGAAGTATGTGCTGGTGAAGAGCGGCCACCTGCAGTCCGACCCGGAGTGCGTCGACCTGCTCTTCGACGGTTCGACGTTCGTGGAGCTGCCCGGTCCGCGCTGGCAGACCCCGCACACACACGGGGCCGGCGACACGATGGCCTCGGCGCTCACCGCAGGGCTGGCCAAGGGCATGTCGGTCGTCGAAGCGGCCCGCTACGGCAAATGGTTTGTCTCGCAGGCCGTCGAACACTCGTACCCGATGGGCGCGAAAGTCGGCCCGGTGTCGGCGTTCTGGCGGCTGGCCCCGGAAGAGCGCTAG
- a CDS encoding MarR family winged helix-turn-helix transcriptional regulator has protein sequence MTLSSVQDVTGRLYLAVGRLSRSLRQAGAPGPGHGSISALATLVHFGELRLGDLAAKEGVAAATMSRIVATLVEAGYVTRESDPVDRRAWLARATEEGERLVSGVRSTRVQELNRRLDRLTPEARESIIAALPALEALISDEG, from the coding sequence GTGACTCTTTCCTCGGTCCAGGACGTAACGGGCCGGTTGTATCTAGCGGTGGGGCGGCTTTCCCGCTCGCTGCGCCAGGCGGGCGCGCCCGGACCGGGGCACGGCTCGATCTCCGCGCTGGCCACGCTCGTCCACTTCGGCGAGCTGCGCCTCGGCGACCTCGCCGCGAAGGAGGGCGTCGCGGCGGCCACGATGTCGCGAATCGTGGCCACGCTGGTGGAGGCCGGTTACGTCACCCGCGAATCCGACCCGGTCGACCGGCGCGCCTGGCTGGCCCGCGCCACCGAGGAAGGCGAACGCCTGGTCTCCGGCGTGCGGTCCACTCGCGTGCAGGAACTCAACCGCCGCCTCGACCGGCTCACCCCCGAGGCCCGCGAGTCGATCATCGCCGCGCTCCCCGCGCTGGAAGCCCTGATCTCCGACGAGGGCTAG
- a CDS encoding TetR/AcrR family transcriptional regulator — protein MPEKSTRLRTDAAHNRAHILEVAGRTFETEGLDVSMSELARRAGLGVATVYRHFPTKADLVAAAFAEPMAECAGMLDEALADPDPWRGFSRVIEEVCSMQARNHGFSAAIVAALPEQAAFGQLRDRAMRAFTELIRRAQEAGALRADFAVSDLSLILLANGGLRSGAGAAAPAASRRLAAYLLQSFRAETAAPLPPPAELPLDGSVL, from the coding sequence GTGCCGGAAAAATCGACTCGGTTGCGCACCGACGCCGCTCACAATCGCGCGCATATCCTCGAGGTCGCCGGGCGCACGTTCGAGACCGAGGGGCTGGACGTGTCGATGAGCGAGCTGGCACGGCGTGCCGGGCTCGGCGTCGCCACGGTGTACCGCCATTTCCCGACCAAGGCCGACCTGGTCGCCGCGGCCTTCGCGGAGCCGATGGCCGAATGCGCGGGCATGCTCGACGAGGCGCTCGCCGACCCCGATCCGTGGCGCGGCTTCAGCCGGGTGATCGAGGAGGTGTGCTCGATGCAGGCGCGCAACCACGGTTTCTCCGCCGCCATCGTGGCCGCGCTGCCGGAGCAGGCCGCCTTCGGGCAGTTGCGCGACCGGGCGATGCGGGCGTTCACCGAGTTGATCCGCCGGGCGCAGGAAGCCGGTGCGCTGCGGGCCGACTTCGCGGTTTCCGACCTGTCGTTGATCTTGCTGGCGAACGGCGGCTTGCGGTCGGGCGCGGGAGCCGCGGCACCGGCGGCGTCGCGGCGGCTCGCGGCCTACCTGCTGCAGTCGTTCCGGGCGGAGACGGCCGCGCCGCTGCCGCCGCCTGCGGAGCTTCCGCTCGACGGGTCGGTGCTCTGA
- a CDS encoding NAD(P)-dependent alcohol dehydrogenase codes for MLSTSMRAIAYDRYGPPEVLRETTVPVPVPGPGEVLVRVRALTVNGGELALRSGKLLPFSGKRFPKRIGLDLVGEVVEPGTSRFAVGDLVWGVGRRVGTAAEYAVLAAGRLAHVPAGLKPTEAASLLAGTTAITALRDKAHLKPGERLLIRGATGGVGFVATQLGKAMGAHVTGLTSAKNLELARELGAEVALDYRVPGDLGKFDVILDTVGRDLDTFRRLLTPRGRMVAIAFDLDHPVRTLGYLAANSLRPTRWVRAFSGNPKADLLADLSRWVDAGLVRPLVDRVFPLADIADAHRALENGGVRGKIVVEG; via the coding sequence ATGCTTTCCACTTCGATGCGAGCCATCGCCTACGACCGCTACGGACCACCGGAAGTCCTGCGCGAGACCACTGTTCCGGTCCCGGTGCCCGGCCCCGGCGAAGTCCTCGTCCGAGTGCGCGCGCTGACGGTCAACGGCGGCGAACTCGCGCTGCGGTCCGGGAAGCTGCTTCCGTTCAGCGGCAAGCGGTTTCCCAAGCGGATCGGCCTGGACCTGGTCGGCGAGGTCGTGGAACCCGGCACGAGCAGATTCGCCGTCGGCGACCTCGTCTGGGGCGTCGGGCGACGGGTGGGCACCGCCGCCGAGTACGCCGTGCTGGCCGCCGGTCGGCTGGCGCACGTGCCAGCCGGACTGAAACCCACGGAGGCGGCATCGTTGCTGGCGGGCACCACCGCGATCACCGCGCTGCGCGACAAAGCCCACCTCAAGCCAGGCGAACGCCTGCTGATCCGCGGCGCGACGGGTGGCGTCGGATTTGTGGCCACGCAGCTCGGCAAAGCCATGGGCGCCCACGTGACCGGGCTGACCAGCGCCAAGAACCTCGAACTGGCAAGGGAACTCGGCGCGGAGGTCGCCCTCGACTACCGCGTTCCAGGCGACCTCGGGAAGTTCGACGTCATCCTCGACACCGTTGGCCGCGACCTAGACACCTTCCGGCGCCTGCTGACCCCGCGCGGACGGATGGTGGCGATCGCGTTCGACCTCGACCATCCGGTCCGCACGCTCGGTTATCTGGCAGCGAATTCCCTGCGCCCTACCCGCTGGGTGCGGGCCTTCAGCGGAAACCCCAAGGCAGACCTGCTCGCCGACCTGAGCCGGTGGGTCGACGCCGGGTTGGTGCGCCCGTTGGTGGACCGGGTGTTTCCGTTGGCCGACATCGCCGACGCACACCGCGCGCTCGAAAACGGCGGCGTGCGCGGCAAAATCGTCGTCGAGGGGTAA
- a CDS encoding thiazole synthase — protein sequence MDDLIIGEHKLSSRLIIGTGGAANLEVLERALVASGTQLTTVAMRRADAEGGSGVLELLRRLDIELLPNTAGCRTAAEAVLTAQLAREALETNLVKLEVHADDRTLLPDPLETLEAAERLVADGFTVFVYTNDDPVLALRLEEAGCAAVMPLGAPIGTGLGIRNPHNIELIVSRASVPIVLDAGIGTASDATLAMELGCSAVLLSTAVTRAADPERMALAMRSAVEAGYLARGAGRVPQRFWAQASSPPR from the coding sequence ATGGACGACCTGATCATCGGCGAACACAAGCTGTCGTCGCGATTGATCATCGGCACCGGTGGCGCGGCGAATCTCGAAGTGCTGGAACGAGCGCTGGTCGCGTCGGGCACCCAGCTCACCACCGTCGCGATGCGCCGCGCCGACGCCGAGGGCGGTTCCGGCGTGCTGGAGTTGTTGCGGCGCCTGGACATCGAGCTGCTGCCCAACACCGCGGGCTGCCGGACGGCGGCCGAGGCCGTGCTCACCGCCCAGCTGGCCCGCGAGGCGCTGGAAACGAACCTGGTCAAACTCGAGGTGCACGCCGACGACCGGACCCTGCTGCCCGATCCGCTGGAGACCCTCGAAGCCGCCGAACGCCTGGTGGCGGACGGATTCACGGTGTTCGTGTACACCAACGACGACCCGGTGCTCGCCCTCCGCCTGGAGGAGGCGGGGTGCGCCGCGGTGATGCCGCTCGGCGCCCCGATCGGCACCGGGCTGGGCATCCGGAACCCGCACAACATCGAGCTGATCGTCTCGCGCGCGTCGGTGCCGATCGTGCTGGACGCGGGGATCGGCACGGCGTCGGACGCCACGCTGGCGATGGAACTCGGCTGCTCGGCGGTGCTGCTGTCGACCGCGGTGACCCGCGCGGCGGATCCGGAACGAATGGCGCTGGCGATGCGGAGCGCGGTGGAGGCCGGGTACCTGGCGCGGGGTGCGGGAAGGGTTCCGCAGCGGTTTTGGGCGCAGGCGTCCAGCCCGCCTCGCTGA
- the thiS gene encoding sulfur carrier protein ThiS, protein MEIKVNGEWREFPDDSTVSAVLDALGAERRGVAVAVNGVVVRRGEWEEAVVPKGAQLEVLTAVQGG, encoded by the coding sequence ATGGAGATCAAGGTCAACGGCGAATGGCGGGAATTTCCCGACGACAGCACCGTTTCCGCGGTCCTCGACGCGCTGGGAGCGGAACGCCGGGGCGTGGCCGTCGCGGTCAACGGCGTGGTGGTGCGGCGGGGCGAATGGGAAGAAGCGGTCGTGCCGAAGGGTGCCCAGCTCGAAGTGCTGACCGCGGTTCAAGGAGGTTGA
- the thiO gene encoding glycine oxidase ThiO encodes MNTSTTTVTVVGGGVIGLSAAWRAAARGWRVTVVDPEPVRGGASWLAGGMLAPVTEAWPGEEAVLSLGEASLRRWPGFARDLADEGTDPGLAEHGTIVVGFDSADAGHLDILAGYLRSLGRDVETLTGREVKRLAPGVGSVRSGLHVPGDLAVDNRKLLTALSEAATKRGVEFRRERLRSLSEVSGPVILAAGAWTGQLHPLLEHAVRPLKGEILRLRPRRGCLPPPPYTVRAMVEGRPIYLVPREDGELVLGATQYEAGFDQAVTARGVRELLEGAERILPGITEYELVEVAAGLRAASRDALPYIGEVREGVYAATGHHRNGLLMAPATADAVVAWLAGEAPPPEVAAATPARLEKERV; translated from the coding sequence GTGAACACCAGCACCACAACCGTCACTGTCGTCGGCGGCGGCGTCATCGGGCTGTCCGCGGCCTGGCGCGCGGCCGCCCGCGGATGGCGCGTCACGGTCGTCGACCCTGAACCCGTGCGCGGCGGGGCCTCCTGGCTCGCCGGCGGGATGCTCGCGCCGGTCACCGAGGCGTGGCCGGGCGAGGAAGCCGTGCTCAGCCTGGGGGAAGCGTCGCTGCGACGCTGGCCGGGCTTCGCGCGCGACCTCGCCGACGAGGGCACCGATCCCGGGCTCGCCGAGCACGGCACGATCGTCGTCGGGTTCGACAGCGCCGACGCCGGGCACCTCGACATCCTCGCCGGGTACCTGCGTTCGCTCGGCCGTGACGTCGAGACCCTCACCGGGCGCGAGGTGAAGCGGCTCGCGCCGGGCGTCGGCTCGGTGCGCAGCGGCCTGCACGTGCCGGGTGATTTAGCCGTGGACAACCGGAAACTGCTTACTGCGCTGAGCGAAGCGGCTACGAAGCGTGGGGTCGAGTTCCGGCGCGAGCGGCTGCGGAGTCTCTCCGAAGTGTCCGGTCCGGTGATCCTCGCTGCGGGCGCGTGGACCGGTCAGTTGCATCCGTTGCTGGAGCACGCCGTACGCCCGCTGAAGGGCGAGATTCTGCGACTGCGTCCGCGTCGTGGCTGCCTGCCGCCTCCGCCGTACACGGTGCGCGCGATGGTCGAAGGGCGGCCGATCTATCTGGTACCGCGAGAAGACGGCGAACTGGTCCTTGGCGCGACGCAGTACGAAGCCGGTTTCGACCAGGCCGTCACCGCGCGCGGCGTACGCGAGTTGCTGGAAGGCGCGGAACGAATTCTGCCTGGCATCACGGAGTACGAGCTGGTGGAAGTCGCAGCCGGACTGCGTGCCGCGAGTCGGGACGCTTTGCCGTACATCGGCGAAGTGCGCGAAGGCGTGTACGCGGCGACAGGACATCACCGCAACGGTTTGCTGATGGCGCCCGCGACTGCGGACGCTGTGGTCGCGTGGCTGGCTGGCGAAGCCCCGCCGCCGGAGGTCGCCGCGGCGACGCCCGCCCGTCTCGAGAAGGAGCGAGTCTGA